A region of Veillonellaceae bacterium DNA encodes the following proteins:
- a CDS encoding RluA family pseudouridine synthase — MGKNVYTVSESENGLRLDNFLKDRSGLSRAEVQKWIKEGGAILSPDKMIRPNYHVRTGDEISFSWEEKKELEIIPQDIPIDILYEDDDMMVINKARGMVIHPGSGNPDHTLVNALLYHCGPKLFEACEDPLRPGIVHRLDKDTSGVMVVAKSARAFPVLKEEIATHEAQRIYVALVHGQMEGNAGVIRFPLGRSTKDRMKWDVQPKTGKPAVTHFRVLEFMPHYSWIECRLETGRTHQIRVHMAHIGHPVVNDPLYGWKKDAFPIEGQALHSRFLDLHHPVTGEAMHFEAPVPEDMLRCLEIAGKEEL; from the coding sequence ATGGGTAAAAACGTATATACAGTAAGTGAAAGTGAAAATGGACTGAGGCTTGATAACTTTTTGAAGGACAGATCCGGCCTGTCCCGCGCAGAAGTGCAGAAATGGATCAAAGAAGGCGGCGCCATTCTCTCTCCGGATAAGATGATCCGGCCGAATTACCATGTCCGCACGGGAGATGAGATTTCCTTTAGCTGGGAAGAGAAGAAAGAACTGGAAATCATCCCTCAGGATATTCCGATCGACATTTTATATGAGGATGATGACATGATGGTCATCAACAAGGCTCGCGGCATGGTCATCCACCCCGGTTCAGGCAATCCGGACCATACGCTTGTCAATGCACTTTTGTACCATTGCGGGCCGAAACTTTTTGAAGCATGCGAGGATCCGCTTCGCCCGGGCATTGTTCACCGCCTGGACAAGGATACGTCCGGTGTCATGGTCGTGGCCAAGTCTGCCAGGGCATTTCCTGTCCTGAAAGAGGAAATTGCCACGCATGAAGCGCAGAGGATCTACGTGGCGCTCGTCCACGGACAAATGGAAGGAAATGCAGGCGTCATCCGTTTCCCTCTTGGCAGAAGCACAAAGGACCGCATGAAGTGGGACGTGCAGCCAAAGACCGGGAAACCTGCAGTGACGCATTTCCGTGTCCTTGAATTCATGCCTCATTATTCCTGGATTGAATGCCGCCTTGAGACAGGCAGGACACACCAGATTCGTGTTCATATGGCGCACATAGGACACCCGGTTGTGAATGATCCCTTATATGGATGGAAAAAGGATGCGTTCCCGATTGAGGGACAGGCGCTCCATTCCCGTTTCCTCGATCTTCATCATCCGGTAACGGGGGAAGCCATGCATTTTGAAGCACCGGTGCCTGAAGATATGCTGCGCTGTCTTGAGATTGCTGGAAAGGAGGAGCTTTGA
- the lspA gene encoding signal peptidase II, producing the protein MLTLVIAGLTAVLDQIVKLIVQGNMELGETIPLIRNVFHLTYIINPGAAFGIFPHQEWFFLGIVVVLYVAFFIFRSRIPAKPVYFSAGVGLLLGGALGNAIDRVRIGGVVDFFDFRIWPIFNVADIAICVGVALIVLYFWRKD; encoded by the coding sequence ATGCTGACATTGGTTATTGCGGGCCTGACGGCCGTCTTGGATCAGATTGTGAAACTGATCGTTCAAGGAAATATGGAACTGGGAGAGACCATTCCGCTCATCAGGAATGTCTTCCATTTGACATACATCATCAATCCGGGAGCCGCCTTTGGCATATTTCCGCATCAGGAATGGTTCTTCCTTGGCATTGTTGTTGTACTCTATGTGGCATTCTTCATATTTAGAAGCCGCATACCTGCCAAACCGGTTTATTTTTCGGCAGGGGTCGGTCTCCTTTTAGGAGGTGCCCTGGGGAATGCCATCGATCGTGTCAGGATTGGCGGAGTCGTTGACTTTTTTGATTTCAGGATATGGCCGATATTCAATGTGGCTGATATTGCCATTTGCGTAGGCGTGGCTTTGATCGTTTTATATTTTTGGAGAAAAGACTAA